A window from Ostrinia nubilalis chromosome 13, ilOstNubi1.1, whole genome shotgun sequence encodes these proteins:
- the LOC135077252 gene encoding uncharacterized protein LOC135077252, whose translation MAEERNEDYSKNDDAKIITGHYIMDGIPKFTGDELTYSSTKWVQDIDDNAEIFGWTGQQKLIIARRSLAGTAQLWLRTEKVFKTYDELKTALQKEFPEAINVKQMHEMMSARKKRADETYYQYMLIMKELGRRAKFPDYVAIQYIIDGISDFESNKLLFYGVTTYPVLKEKITLYEAFKQKTKKQDATRRDSRPKPAKVIYPVTSKVQPRCYKCGECGHLSSNCTRGVKCFRCNSYGHIGAECKRSSSAEVSHPSTSGTKTERKSMFVHGFDRTTLGGADAANEASRISDDRMTNRETSMSTNDADRMMTRETSMSTSTSDYSSGTSLIQCQDRRSVMNINNGDVFHNKSIKNAKLCGHEISKERKCLS comes from the exons ATGGCTGAAGAAAGAAACGAAGATTATTCTAAAAACGACGACGCAAAAATCATTACCGGTCACTACATAATGGACGGTATACCTAAATTCACCGGCGATGAATTAACGTACTCATCAACGAAATGGGTGCAAGATATTGATgacaacgcagaaattttcggtTGGACAGGCCAACAGAAACTCATCATCGCAAGGAGGTCGCTCGCCGGAACGGCACAACTCTGGCTGAGAACTGAAAAGGTATTTAAGACTTACGACGAACTAAAGACTGCGCTACAGAAAGAATTCCCTGAAGCAATCAACGTCAAACAGATGCACGAGATGATGAGCGCGCGAAAAAAACGTGCAGATGAGACGTACTATCAATACATGCTAATCATGAAAGAGCTTGGCAGAAGGGCGAAGTTCCCTGACTACGTGGCTATCCAGTACATCATAGATGGAATATCCGATTTCGAGTCGAACAAACTACTATTTTATGGCGTGACGACGTATCCAGTACTTAAAGAGAAAATTACACTTTACGAGGCGTTCAAGCAAAAGACAAAAAAGCAAGATGCTACAAGACGCGATTCAAGACCGAAACCTGCGAAAGTGATATATCCTGTAACATCAAAAGTGCAGCCACGATGCTACAAGTGCGGCGAGTGTGGACATTTGTCGAGTAATTGCACGAGAGGCGTCAAATGCTTTCGTTGCAATTCATACGGCCATATTGGAGCAGAGTGCAAACGGTCGTCGAGCGCGGAGGTGAGTCATCCATCGACAAGCGGAACAAAGACCGAACGAAAATCGATGTTCGTTCACGGCTTCGATCGGACGACGCTAGGTGGCGCTGACGCAGCGAATGAAGCAAGTCGTATTTCCGATGACCGAATGACGAATCGAGAAACGTCAATGTCAACGAACGACGCTGACCGAATGATGACCCGAGAAACGTCAATGTCAACGTCAACGTCAGATTACTCAAGCGGTACTTCACTCATTCAGTGTCAAGATCGGCGTAGTGTCATGAACATAAACAATGGCGATGTTTTCCacaataaatcaattaaaaatgcgaaattaTGCGGTCACGAG ATTTCGAAGGAGAGAAAATGTCTCTCATAG